GATGACGGTGCGGCTGCAAGACAACCCCATTCAGCAGTGGCGTGGCAGCGACCGCGCACTCCTGGACTCCGCCAGCCGGAGTGTACGGAGCGCCCTGGACCGGCAACTCCTGCGGCGCATGACGGTTGAGCAGACGCGGCAGGACCCCCTGACCGGCCTGCTCAACCGCCGGGCGTTTGACGCGGATCTTCAGGAATGGCACGACCGCGGCCAGCCCTTCATGCTGGGGATGATCGACCTCGACGGCTTCAAGGCAGTGAATGACCGGGAAGGCCACAGCCAGGGCGACCGGGTACTGAAGGTGTTCTCCAGTACCGTGCGCGCGGAATTGGACGACCGCGCACGACTGTACCGCTTCGGAGGCGATGAATTCGTGCTGCTGTTGCCCGCCAGCGAGGAGGAGCTGATCCTTGACATGGTGGACATTGCAGTTCTGGCGGCCCGGCAGTTGGGCACGCGGATTGGCGCGAGTGTGGGCGTGGCAGACAGCCAGGAAGCAGCTGGAAGCGCCTTGCTGGAACTGGCGGATGCCCGCATGTACGCGGTCAAACAGCGGCGACAGGCTGTGAGTTCAGCGAACTGAGCGTCATTAAACTCGCTGTGCAGCCACACGTCCTCGCGGGTCAGCTGGATGTGGCGCAGTTCACGCTTCAATAGGGCTATCTGAGTTCACATGGTTCATACGCGTGGCGGCTCAGCGGCGTTTCGTTTCCTGACCTCAGTCCGGTCGGGTCGATGGTTCCGACGGCACCTGTGGTACACACAGCGCCCGGATGGCTGCCGCCATGCTGGCATTGACGGCAACATGCTGTTCCAGGAACTCCAGTTGAGCCAGCGCTGAGGCGGGCGTGGCGGTGGTTCCGCCTGTCGCACGCTCCAGCAGGGCACTCCATTGAGGATACCGGAACTCCACGCGCCGCTCGGGACTGAAAGGATCCTGGTGGCCCCCCGCCGCGACGTCGACCGAGTTCATGATCGCCAGGACATGATCCAGGGCATACACCTGCACGAAGCGCATCGCCGACAGCCGTTCGCCGCGCCGGAATCGCTGAAGGCCGACATACAGGTTGCTCAGGGCCTCGTCGGTCTGCCAGTCCAGGTTAATGGAAGCAGCGATGGACTTCAGTTCCGGGATCGCCAGCTGATCAGAGACAGCTGCCCGCTTCCACACCACCCGGCCGGGTGAGAATGGAATGGACGCCAGCTGCGGCTGTTCGAAGACGGCGAACTCAGCGAACTGTCCGTCAACAGACAGGCACTTGTA
The Deinococcus ruber genome window above contains:
- a CDS encoding GGDEF domain-containing protein, which codes for MQELRRTLNQARVLEGVSNLMELDLDPEHMTLSAAALLGESIASDYTGLIVFEGETLRVAAAYQQPGLSGEAVAMPANIPLWPGGVTRTLRDRTQPLYLENYPQHPNALTQVVAAGVTQIAWLPLGTPGAVTSLLMTVRLQDNPIQQWRGSDRALLDSASRSVRSALDRQLLRRMTVEQTRQDPLTGLLNRRAFDADLQEWHDRGQPFMLGMIDLDGFKAVNDREGHSQGDRVLKVFSSTVRAELDDRARLYRFGGDEFVLLLPASEEELILDMVDIAVLAARQLGTRIGASVGVADSQEAAGSALLELADARMYAVKQRRQAVSSAN